A part of Mucilaginibacter defluvii genomic DNA contains:
- a CDS encoding M20 family metallopeptidase: MIKEQIQELAKTIYDDVVCNRRHLHANPELSFHEIQTSAFVARKLEEMGLEYHKMADTGLVALIKGDKPSDKVIALRADMDALPIVEANDVPYKSQNPGVMHACGHDVHTSSLLGTAKILTQLKSEFGGTVKLIFQPAEEKLPGGASLMIKEGVLENPKPDAVIGQHVMPLIDAGKVGFRAGKYMASTDELYVTVKGKGGHGAQPQQNVDPVIITAHILTALQQVVSRFADPKSPSVLSFGKVIANGATNVIPNEVYLEGTFRTMDETWRQEAHKRMKKMAEGIAESMGGSCEFNIMRGYPFLINEEKLTNNARSHAEDYLGKENVLDLDIWMAAEDFAYYSQVANSCFYRLGTRNEELGITSSVHTPTFDVDETALQTSTGLMAYLAIKQLGN, encoded by the coding sequence ATGATTAAGGAACAGATACAGGAATTAGCCAAAACTATTTATGATGATGTGGTATGCAACCGCCGCCACCTGCACGCCAACCCCGAACTTTCATTCCACGAGATACAAACCTCGGCCTTTGTGGCGCGTAAGCTGGAAGAAATGGGTTTGGAGTACCATAAAATGGCTGATACCGGTTTGGTAGCTTTAATTAAGGGCGATAAACCGTCGGACAAGGTGATTGCCCTGCGTGCTGATATGGATGCGCTGCCAATTGTTGAGGCGAATGATGTGCCTTATAAATCGCAAAACCCGGGCGTAATGCACGCCTGCGGGCATGATGTGCATACCTCATCATTATTAGGTACAGCTAAAATATTAACACAGCTTAAAAGCGAATTTGGCGGTACCGTTAAACTGATATTTCAACCGGCAGAAGAAAAGCTGCCCGGTGGCGCCAGCCTGATGATTAAGGAAGGCGTACTGGAAAACCCTAAGCCTGATGCTGTGATTGGCCAACACGTTATGCCGCTGATTGACGCCGGTAAGGTAGGTTTCCGCGCGGGTAAATACATGGCCAGTACTGATGAATTGTACGTTACTGTAAAAGGTAAAGGCGGCCATGGCGCGCAACCACAACAAAATGTTGACCCGGTGATTATCACTGCACATATTTTAACCGCCCTGCAACAGGTGGTTAGCCGCTTTGCTGACCCTAAGAGCCCGTCGGTATTGTCATTTGGTAAGGTGATCGCCAATGGCGCTACCAATGTTATCCCTAACGAGGTTTACCTGGAGGGGACTTTCCGCACCATGGATGAAACCTGGCGGCAGGAAGCGCACAAGCGTATGAAAAAGATGGCCGAAGGTATTGCTGAAAGCATGGGCGGCAGTTGCGAATTCAACATCATGAGGGGTTACCCGTTCCTGATCAACGAGGAGAAATTGACCAACAACGCCCGTTCACATGCCGAGGATTACCTGGGAAAAGAAAACGTGCTCGACCTGGATATATGGATGGCCGCTGAGGATTTTGCTTACTACTCGCAGGTTGCTAACAGCTGTTTTTACAGGCTGGGTACCCGTAACGAGGAGCTAGGTATCACCTCATCTGTACATACGCCAACTTTTGATGTTGACGAAACGGCCCTGCAAACCAGTACCGGATTAATGGCTTACTTGGCTATCAAGCAGTTGGGTAATTAA